One window of the Streptomyces asoensis genome contains the following:
- the fes gene encoding enterochelin esterase yields the protein MSWSAPPEGTPHRPPRLPRPDPVPRLARPVCALPGPDGVEEFWSEVRRRGTPLVGPDPRGSEDHHAVTWLWRGTPATRAVQVLPNKLGDPRAPEDNLMERVPGTDVWHWTLRLRHDWRGTYDLYVDEGDGPEQDPPGSPAHWQWLRTRRRPDPFNPRSLPHRWGAAPVPYAELPAAPRAVDWEPRPNVPRGTVTEHTVPSALLGGTRRCWLYRPAGTEGRPERLPVLVLLDGEHWQPRLGVSRLLDTLISDGRIPPTAAVLPEAVDEPTRWRELACRPEYLGFLTDELLPWAAKSVPLSDDPARTVIAGQSLGGLTAAYAALAAPHRFGNALVQSGSFWWPVGPEPEWLTRTLAEGPRPPVRLRLSFGEQEWVALPAARRLRDALQALGCHDSTYREFNGGHDYLCWRTELADGLVELMRPAP from the coding sequence ATGTCCTGGTCCGCGCCGCCCGAGGGCACCCCGCACCGTCCGCCCCGGCTGCCGCGACCGGACCCGGTCCCGCGCCTCGCACGACCGGTCTGCGCGCTGCCCGGCCCGGACGGCGTCGAGGAGTTCTGGTCCGAGGTCCGCCGGCGCGGCACCCCGCTCGTCGGCCCCGACCCGCGGGGCAGCGAGGACCACCACGCCGTCACCTGGCTGTGGCGCGGCACCCCGGCCACCCGGGCCGTGCAGGTCCTGCCGAACAAGCTCGGCGATCCGCGCGCGCCCGAGGACAACCTGATGGAGCGTGTCCCCGGCACCGACGTGTGGCACTGGACGCTCCGCCTGCGCCACGACTGGCGCGGCACCTACGACCTCTACGTCGACGAGGGCGACGGACCGGAGCAGGACCCGCCGGGGAGCCCGGCCCACTGGCAGTGGCTGCGCACCCGTCGCCGCCCCGATCCGTTCAACCCCCGCTCGCTGCCCCATCGTTGGGGCGCGGCCCCCGTCCCGTACGCCGAACTGCCCGCTGCTCCCCGGGCGGTCGACTGGGAGCCACGGCCGAACGTGCCCCGGGGCACCGTCACCGAGCACACGGTGCCGAGCGCCCTGCTGGGCGGTACCCGCCGGTGCTGGCTGTACCGGCCGGCGGGCACGGAGGGCCGGCCGGAGCGGCTTCCGGTGCTGGTGCTGCTCGACGGTGAGCACTGGCAGCCGCGGCTCGGTGTGTCCCGGCTTCTCGACACCCTCATCTCCGACGGACGGATCCCGCCGACGGCCGCCGTCCTGCCGGAGGCCGTGGACGAGCCCACCCGCTGGCGTGAACTCGCCTGCCGCCCCGAATACCTCGGCTTCCTCACGGACGAACTCCTGCCGTGGGCCGCGAAGTCCGTCCCCCTCTCCGACGATCCGGCACGCACCGTCATCGCCGGCCAGAGCCTCGGCGGGCTCACCGCCGCCTACGCGGCCCTGGCCGCCCCGCACCGCTTCGGCAACGCCCTGGTGCAGTCCGGCTCGTTCTGGTGGCCCGTCGGGCCGGAGCCGGAGTGGCTCACCCGGACCCTCGCCGAGGGCCCCCGGCCACCGGTGCGTCTGCGGCTCTCCTTCGGCGAGCAGGAGTGGGTGGCGCTGCCCGCGGCCCGCCGACTGAGGGACGCCCTCCAGGCCCTCGGCTGTCACGATTCCACCTACCGGGAGTTCAACGGTGGTCACGACTACCTCTGCTGGCGCACGGAACTGGCCGACGGACTGGTGGAGCTCATGCGTCCAGCTCCTTGA
- a CDS encoding response regulator transcription factor produces MRSEPPLTRGAGRSVLVITGEPDLAELLVTSLEPAGYRVGLTGTATEALARLGAHRFDLLVVDTARPDLTGVDAVGRPVIAHRPPVLYLASDDFLDRLLPELDLGQKDYVTKPLRVPEVLTRMRLLLRGTAPGRPGAGGDAPGYGDLVLDDTLCRARRGTRDLDLTPAEYRLLRHLLDNAHRVLSKEQIGRYVWGEFRGDNAIEQLVSRLRRKVDQEAAVLIHTRRGFGYWLGKENGEG; encoded by the coding sequence CTGAGGAGCGAACCGCCACTCACCCGCGGCGCGGGCCGGTCGGTCCTGGTCATCACGGGTGAACCGGACCTCGCCGAACTGCTCGTCACCAGCCTGGAGCCGGCCGGCTACCGGGTGGGCCTCACGGGCACGGCCACCGAAGCGCTGGCCCGGCTCGGGGCCCACCGGTTCGATCTGCTGGTCGTCGACACAGCCCGACCGGATCTGACCGGGGTCGACGCGGTGGGCCGCCCGGTGATCGCTCACCGGCCTCCGGTCCTCTACCTCGCCTCCGACGACTTTCTCGACCGGCTCCTGCCCGAACTCGACCTGGGGCAGAAGGATTACGTGACCAAGCCCCTGCGGGTGCCCGAGGTGCTGACCCGCATGCGGCTGCTTCTGCGCGGCACCGCCCCCGGCCGCCCGGGAGCCGGGGGCGACGCCCCCGGCTATGGCGACCTGGTCCTCGACGACACCCTCTGCCGGGCCCGGCGCGGCACCCGCGACCTCGACCTCACACCTGCCGAGTACCGCCTGCTGCGTCACCTCCTGGACAACGCGCACCGGGTGCTGTCGAAGGAGCAGATCGGCCGGTACGTCTGGGGCGAATTCCGTGGCGACAACGCGATCGAGCAACTCGTCTCCCGGCTCAGGCGCAAGGTGGACCAGGAGGCGGCCGTCCTGATCCACACCCGGCGGGGCTTCGGCTACTGGCTGGGCAAGGAGAACGGCGAGGGCTGA
- a CDS encoding Vgb family protein — MTTRISRRRTLASAAIAVALTAGSTLALAGTASAHSTAFSATTLPLATGQYQSAYSERNDALWVTTAVGRAATSTTLLKVDPETLTVEQTVLPPVLDAATGAREAVYGVAVDDEHNTVWVTNTRSNTVAVYSQKTGAHLATLPNVAHAREIVVDEKHNTVWASAFGAGSLVAYDSKTLTEKKRVTVDGSGPAGLAVDEKTGTVYATDLSNDRIIEVNRASDTPRLIPTGDGPISISLSKNGRTAYTADQTAGGVSVVDLRTGTVTKSVATGAGTLSVATDDRSGDVVVVNRTAATATVVDPRKGVVEETVATGTNPNHVEVADGVAYVVDKSGAGANGEDQVTVIHLGH, encoded by the coding sequence ATGACCACCCGTATCAGCCGTCGTCGCACCCTGGCCTCGGCGGCGATCGCCGTGGCCCTCACCGCCGGCAGCACCCTGGCGCTGGCGGGGACCGCGTCGGCCCACTCGACGGCGTTCTCCGCGACGACCCTGCCGCTGGCGACCGGGCAGTACCAGTCCGCGTACTCCGAGCGCAACGACGCGCTCTGGGTGACCACCGCCGTGGGTCGCGCGGCCACCAGCACCACTCTGCTGAAGGTCGACCCCGAGACCCTGACGGTCGAGCAGACCGTCCTCCCGCCGGTCCTCGACGCCGCCACCGGCGCCCGCGAGGCCGTGTACGGCGTGGCCGTGGACGACGAGCACAACACCGTCTGGGTGACCAACACCCGCAGCAACACCGTCGCCGTCTACAGCCAGAAGACCGGCGCGCACCTGGCGACGCTGCCGAACGTGGCGCACGCCCGTGAGATCGTCGTGGACGAGAAGCACAACACGGTGTGGGCCTCCGCGTTCGGCGCCGGCTCGCTCGTCGCGTACGACTCCAAGACGCTCACCGAGAAGAAGCGCGTCACGGTCGACGGCTCCGGCCCGGCCGGTCTCGCGGTCGACGAGAAGACGGGCACGGTGTACGCCACGGACCTCTCCAACGACCGGATCATCGAGGTGAACCGCGCCTCCGACACCCCGCGTCTCATCCCGACCGGTGACGGACCGATCTCCATCTCGCTGTCGAAGAACGGCCGTACGGCGTACACGGCCGACCAGACGGCGGGCGGCGTCTCGGTCGTCGACCTGCGCACCGGCACGGTGACCAAGTCGGTCGCCACCGGCGCGGGCACCCTGTCGGTCGCCACCGACGACCGCTCGGGCGATGTCGTCGTGGTCAACCGCACCGCCGCCACCGCGACCGTGGTCGACCCGCGCAAGGGCGTCGTCGAGGAGACCGTCGCCACCGGCACCAACCCCAACCACGTGGAGGTCGCCGACGGCGTCGCCTACGTGGTCGACAAGTCGGGCGCGGGCGCGAACGGCGAGGACCAGGTGACCGTGATCCACCTCGGGCACTAG